In Thermodesulfobacteriota bacterium, the genomic stretch ATGAACCCGTCCTCCCCTATCGAGGCTATGTCCCCGGTAACGTACCACCCGTTCCTTAAGACGCGCGAGGTGGTCTCGGGGTCGCCGAGATAGCCGAGCATGAGGTTCGGCCCTTTTACGAGGAGCATCCCTTCGCCCCCGGGCGGGAGCTCCATTCCAGTTTCAGGATTAACCACCTTTGCCGAGACCCCGGGTATGGGGTGGCCTACAGTGCCCGTACGCGAGCCCCTCTGGCGCACCCCGCCGTGCTCGATATCAGGGATGTTGACCGAGACGACGGGCGACATCTCAGTTGCGCCGTAGCCTTCGAGGAGGTCGATGCCGAACCTTGATTTGAACTCCGCGGCCACCTGTGGCTTAAGCTTCTCCGCGCCGGCTACGGCGTACCTCAAGGATGTGAAATCCCCGGGCTCGCACTTCTTCACGTAATGGGAGAAGAAGGTGGGCGCGCCCATTATCATCGTCGCGCGGTATTTACGCGTAAGCTCGCCTATGCCCCTCGCGTCCATGGGGTTGGGGTGGTATACCGCGCGGAATCCCGAAAGGAGCGGGAACCAGATTGTGGCCGTGTAGCCGAATGAATGGAAGAACGGGAGCGTGCCCATTATGGTGTCCCTGTGGGAATGGACGAATATCTGCTGGAGCCCCTCTACGTTGGAGATGATGTTGTGGTGCGACAGCATCACGCCTTTAGGGATCCCGGTCGAGCCGCTCGTGAATATGATGGTAGCGAGGCCCTTTGGGTCTTTGTTCACGCAGTAAAGGGCCGAAATGAGGCGGGCCGGGAAAAGCAGGGCGGCGGCCATGCCGAAAAGGCGCCCGGTCCCGGAGACCTTTGCCATCACGTCCTCGAGGAAGAGCATCCTGCCGTCCATCTCGATGCCCGCCTTTTCGATAAACGCCCTGGATGTGACTATCTCGCTCGCGCCGCTTTGCGAGACGGCTGACTGCACGGCCTCCCTGCTCGCGGTGAAGTTGAGGTTAACCGGGACCTTGCCGGCCATGAGAAGCGCGATATTGGCGAGCGCCCCTGCAACGCTCGACGGAAGGAGCAGGCAGACCTTCTCTCCCTTGAGGTTCGAGGCGGCCCACTTCGAGAGGATGATGCTCCCGGCAAGCGCGCGCGCCCAGGATAGCTTCTTTCCTGTAGAGTCGGCCATGCAGAACGAGAAGAGGCGCGAGCGGGCCTCTTTTATGAAACCCGAATGCAAGAGGTCGTCCTGAGAGCGCCTGTGGTCATGGGCAGCGCTCCCGAGTTCCATAACGGCCTGCCTCGCCTCCAGGGCCGCTGCGCCCCGGAGGGGTTTGCCGAATGAGACCGTGACCGGGTAAGGGAAATGCGCGGGGAACTTCCAGAAGAACTTCATGCCCTTGAAGCTGAAGACCGAGCCCCAGACCCGGTCGAGGTGGACCGGTATCACCGGGACGTCGAGGCCGTCTATTATCCTCTCGAAACCCTTCTTGAAGGGCAGGAGGTTCCCTGTCCGCGTTATCGCGCCCTCGGCGAATATGCAGACCATGTGTCCGGCCTTGAGTTCATCCCTTGCCCGCGAGATCGACTGAAGCACCTCTTTCCTGTTGCCGTCGGCTATGGGCAGGGCCTTCATGAGGCGTAAAAGCCACTGAATGGGTTTTATGTTGTAGAAGTACTCGTAAATGAGGAAACGGATGAAGCGCTGAACGCACGCCCCCACAAGAAAGGCGTCAACGAACGACATGTGGTTCGAGACGAGGAGCGCGGGGCCCGTAAGCGGCACGTTCTCCTGGCCGACCACCTTTATCTTGTAGAGGGTATGGGTAAGCATCCAGAGTATGAAGCGCGTAAGGAAATCCGGCAGGGCCTTGAGTACAAATACGGTCGAGAGGAGCGTTACCACGCCGAAGATGAGTATTATCTTATCCGCCGCAAGTCCCAGCGTCTCTGTCGCTACCCAGAGCACGCCCGAGGCGGCGAGAATGCCGCATGTGTTGAAGAAGTTGTTGGTCGCTATTATGCGGCCCTTCTCTACCGCCGCGCTCTTCTGCTGTAGAAGCGCGTTAAGGGGAACGATAAAGAGGCCGCCGGAAAAGCCGAGCATGAGCATGGCCGCCCCGGTTCGCGGGTACGAGTCCGGCGAGAAGGCGAGGAGGAGCGAGAATAGCCCCATGCCTATCCAGCCGAGCGGCACGAGCCCCGGCTCCACCTTGTCGCCGGAAAGCCTCCCGGCGGTGATGCTCCCCAGCCCTATGCCCACCGCGAGAAAGACTATCAGTATCCCGACCCATAGGTCGGTAAGGCCCATTACCTCCTTTCCGAGGAGGATTATGACCATCTGGAGGAGCGAGCCGAGGAACCAGAAATACGTTATGCCGCCGACGGTGAAGAGGAGGAGCCTGTTCTTAAGAAGGCTCCTGGAGCCTTTCCCTATCTCGGAGAAGGGGTTCCATTTGAAGCGCTTGACTGCGCCGGAATCCTTGACGACCGGCACACCGAAGCTCATGAGCATGCCTACAAGGGCCGTTACCACGAGGACGAGGCCCACGACCGTGAGCCTGTCGCTCCAGGCCGAATACATTATCGTGCCGAGGGAGGTGCCCAGTATTATGGCAAGGAAGGTGGACATCTCAAGAAGGCCGTTTGCGCGGGATAAGTCCCTGTCCGGGAGCATCTCGGGCACTATGCCGTACTTTGCGGGGCTGAAAAATGTCGAGTGGAGCGCCATGAGGAAGAGGGTGCCGAGCATGAGCTCGATCCTCCCGGACCAGAGCGCGGCGAGCCCGAAGAGCACCGCGACCACCTCGAAGCCCTTGGTAGCTATTATGACGGTCCGCTTGTTGAAAACATCCGCAACGTGGCCCGCATAACCGGAAAAGAAGAAGAAGGGGAGTATGAAGACCGCGCCCACCATTGAGAGGTAAGCCCCGCCCGAGGCGCCTTCCGAGCCCGCGATGTTCACGGCCACGAGGGACAATACTATCTTGAAGGCATTGTCGTTGAACGCGCCCAGAAACTGGGTCCAGAGGAAGGACTGGAAGCCCATTGATTTTATGAGGTCTTTATATCTGCCTATGCTCATTTATATTATTCATGGAGTTATCTTTTTTATTCCACGGGTTCAGCTCTTGCGAGGATCGTATCGGGTTCCGACGGGCATCACGGCAAATGAACCTCCCCTCAGGAAGCTCCGGGGCATCTTCAAACACCCCTCCCCATTAACAAGCAGGCGGGAGGGGATAGGAGGGGAGGGTTGCTTATCCTTCACCCCCTCCCAAACTCCCCCATCAAGGGGGAGGAGTTAAAGACAGCGCAGCAAGCTGCGTGGAATTTGACCTGAACATGATTAAAAAGCGAAGGTCTATTATACCCCAAGAGGGCCCCGGATGGGGCAAAAAGCCGGGCCGCCCTGGATGAAAGGCGCTTGCTTTATACCCGGCATTCGGGCCAAAGGGCTTTTCTGGCAATCGAGCGAAATCAGGGGAGCGCAGGGGTGGAAAGGGATCGTTCAGGAGTGCTGGCTTTTCCGGTCCCTGGCATCCGCGCCATAAAAGCGGACTCCCGGCAAATAAAAAACCCCTCAGGGACTGAGGGGTTTTTCTTTGAAAGGGGATTACCTTTCGTGTGGGAGCTTGTAGCCGACACCGGCGAACTGGATGTTCTCCGGGTCGTCGCACCTCGGGGGGGATACCGCGTGCACGCCGCCGCACTTGGGGCACTTGCCGACGAAGGTCTTCAGGACGAAGGCCTCGCCGCAGCCCTGGCACTTGGCGTTAAGGCCGCCGTCCGGGATGGGGGCATTCCTCACCCCGCCGCCGTGCGCGTGATAGACGAACTCCACCAGCTCAAGACCTTCCGAGAACGGGCCGCCGCCGGCAGGCCCGCAACTTCCGCAACCGTCACCCATAAGACCTCCTGAAAAATAGAAATAAGCTATTGGAAAACTTACATTAAAGGATACTACACTTCTTGAGGTCGTTCAAACAAAAATGTTCACCGACCCGTATAATCTCATAACCTGTTATTTCATTCTTTCTTCAAGGGAACATCGGTAAAACCGCTTGTCTTAACGGAGATGATTTTGTATCCTGATTCCCGGTGGACCTGTATTTCGACATAAGTAAATCCAGGGGGTACAAAAGCCCCTCGCAGATCGCCCGCGTCCTGACCGAGGACTGGGGGAGGCGGAACCTTTTCTGCGCCTCGTGCAGCCGCAATAGCCTCGTGTCCTCGAAAGACAACACGAAAGTACACGACTACGCTTGCGGGTGCTGCGGCGAAACCTACCAATTGAAGAGCCAGCGGAATCCGCTTGGAAATAAGTTCGTGGATTCAGCTTATCTCCCGATGATAGAATCCATTCGGGAAAACCGCGCTCCGAACCTGCTCCTTCTGCATTATCATCCCACGGAGCGCTGCGCGGAAAACCTTATTATCGTCCCCAGGTTTTTTCTATCCGAATCGTGCATAGAGGCGAGAAAGCCGCTTTCGGAATTCGCTCGCCGCGCGGGCTGGGTGGGCTGCAATATAGTCCTTAAGCAGCTCCCGCCTGACGGAAGGATCCCTATTATAAGAGATAGGCAGGCAATGAACAAAGGCCTGGTGAGGCGGGAGTTCAGCAGGTTCAGATTCCTGCTCGAAAAGAGGAGCGAGCTACGGGGCTGGACCTCGGACGTGCTTAAGGTCGTAAGGGATTTGGGAGAAAGAGAGTTCAGCCTCGAACAGGTATATTCCCGTGAGGATGAGCTTTCAAGGCTTCACCCGCATAACAGTCATATAAGGGCCAAAATCCGCCAGCAGCTCCAGCTTCTGAGGGACAAGGGGGTTGTGAAGTTCCTCGGAAACGGGCGTTATGGCCTCCTCTAAACCCTCTCGTACGGGTCCCACAGTTTCTTGAACTCATCCAGCGCGAACCTGTCCGTCATGCCTGCTATGTAGTCGCAGATCACCCTTTCCTTGCCGTGTCTCTCTATTTCCATGCAGGTCTTGGGCGGCAGCAGCTTCGGCTCCCTCATGTAGACCGTAAAGAGGTTCCTTAATATCCTCCGGGCCTTGTCCGCCATCCTTATCACCCTGTGGTGGTTGTAGAGGTTGGCCTTCAAAAACCTCTTAAGCTCCCGGTTTTTGGCGTCCATCTCCGGGCTGAAGCCCGCGATGTTCGCCCCGCGCGCCCTCACGTCATCGATAGAGCCGATGCCCTCGTCGGTTATGGCCTTAATGATGATCCCCACGAGGTCGGTAACCTGCGCATTGATTATCCTTATTATGGTCTGGGAGACGAGTATCCTCCGGTCCTCTCCGGGATAAAGGGCCTTCACCTCTTCAAAGTGCTCCTTCCAGAGCGCCACTTCCCTGAGGGAGTCGATTTCCAACATGTCGGACGAGAGGCCGTCGTCTATATCGTGGTTGTTGTAGGCGATCTCGTCGGCTATGTCCACTATCTGGGCTTCGAGCGAGGCGGAGCTCCCGCCGTCGTATTCGGAATTGCGGCCGGGCCGGTCGTGCTCGGAAGAGTGCTTCACGATCCCTTCCCGCACTTCATAGGTGAGGTTGAGGCCGTTGAAGCCCGGGTATTTCCTCTCAAGCTCCTCCACTATGCGGAGGCTCTGCCCGTTGTGCTCGAAGCCGCCGTGCCCTTCCATCAGGTGGTTTAGCGCGTCCTCGCCCGTGTGGCCGAAGGGCGGGTGCCCTAGGTCGTGGGCCAGGGCTATGGCCTCGGCAAGGTCTTCGTTAAGGCCGAGGGCGCGCGCGATGGTCCGGGATATCTGGGCCACCTCGATGGTGTGCGTAAGCCGCGTCCGGTAGTGGTCTCCCTCGTGGTAGACGAAGACCTGGGTCTTGTATTCGAGCCGCCTGAAGGCGTGGGAGTGGATTATCCGGTCCCTGTCCCTCTGGAATGGGGTCCTGAACGGGTGCTCGGCCTCCGCGTGCCTCCTGCCCCTTGTAGCCCCGCTCCAGGCCGCGTAGGGCTGAAGCCTCCTTGATTCCGCCTCGATGTAATTCTGGGCCTTTGCCATTGACTTTTCCCCGGAAGATAATAGAATTAATGCATGAGAACTCTCGTCCTCATCCTGGCAGTTGCGGTGCTTGCGGGCTGCTCGGTCATGCCCAGGGGCGTCCTGAAGGCCGTGGACCGCGATATCACGCTCGACCAGGTCCAGGCCAACCCCGACCGCTATCTCGGCTCGAACGTCCTCTGGGGCGGCATAATCCTCGGCGCCGAAAACCTCGAGGACGCTACAGAGATAGAGGTGCTTGAGACGAAACTCGGGTTCGACGAGCGCCCCGGTAACGGAACATCAAGGGGCAGGTTCATAATCCGGGCGAGGGGCTTCCTCGACACCAACATCTACTCCAAGGACAAGCGGATAACCGTTGCCGGTACCGTAAGGGCCGTCGAGATGAGGAGGATAGGCAGGATGGAATACCCCTATCCGGTCCTCGAGCCCATAGAGGTACGGATTTTCGACCCGATCGAGGACAGGTACGTTTACCAGGACCCCTTCTTCTACGGGCCGTTTTACCCATACGGTCCCTACGGGCCCTTTCATCCCTTTAACCCCTACTACCCGTTCGGCCCGAGGCGGCCTTACTATCCCTACCCGTTCTTCCCTTAAGAGGCAACCTCTAAAAATTGATCTTTTCCCCGGATTCTGGGTAGTTACGGGAATAAAAATGCTCAC encodes the following:
- a CDS encoding Slp/YeaY family lipoprotein, coding for MRTLVLILAVAVLAGCSVMPRGVLKAVDRDITLDQVQANPDRYLGSNVLWGGIILGAENLEDATEIEVLETKLGFDERPGNGTSRGRFIIRARGFLDTNIYSKDKRITVAGTVRAVEMRRIGRMEYPYPVLEPIEVRIFDPIEDRYVYQDPFFYGPFYPYGPYGPFHPFNPYYPFGPRRPYYPYPFFP
- a CDS encoding deoxyguanosinetriphosphate triphosphohydrolase; amino-acid sequence: MAKAQNYIEAESRRLQPYAAWSGATRGRRHAEAEHPFRTPFQRDRDRIIHSHAFRRLEYKTQVFVYHEGDHYRTRLTHTIEVAQISRTIARALGLNEDLAEAIALAHDLGHPPFGHTGEDALNHLMEGHGGFEHNGQSLRIVEELERKYPGFNGLNLTYEVREGIVKHSSEHDRPGRNSEYDGGSSASLEAQIVDIADEIAYNNHDIDDGLSSDMLEIDSLREVALWKEHFEEVKALYPGEDRRILVSQTIIRIINAQVTDLVGIIIKAITDEGIGSIDDVRARGANIAGFSPEMDAKNRELKRFLKANLYNHHRVIRMADKARRILRNLFTVYMREPKLLPPKTCMEIERHGKERVICDYIAGMTDRFALDEFKKLWDPYERV
- a CDS encoding DpnI domain-containing protein, producing the protein MDLYFDISKSRGYKSPSQIARVLTEDWGRRNLFCASCSRNSLVSSKDNTKVHDYACGCCGETYQLKSQRNPLGNKFVDSAYLPMIESIRENRAPNLLLLHYHPTERCAENLIIVPRFFLSESCIEARKPLSEFARRAGWVGCNIVLKQLPPDGRIPIIRDRQAMNKGLVRREFSRFRFLLEKRSELRGWTSDVLKVVRDLGEREFSLEQVYSREDELSRLHPHNSHIRAKIRQQLQLLRDKGVVKFLGNGRYGLL
- a CDS encoding acyl-[ACP]--phospholipid O-acyltransferase, whose protein sequence is MSIGRYKDLIKSMGFQSFLWTQFLGAFNDNAFKIVLSLVAVNIAGSEGASGGAYLSMVGAVFILPFFFFSGYAGHVADVFNKRTVIIATKGFEVVAVLFGLAALWSGRIELMLGTLFLMALHSTFFSPAKYGIVPEMLPDRDLSRANGLLEMSTFLAIILGTSLGTIMYSAWSDRLTVVGLVLVVTALVGMLMSFGVPVVKDSGAVKRFKWNPFSEIGKGSRSLLKNRLLLFTVGGITYFWFLGSLLQMVIILLGKEVMGLTDLWVGILIVFLAVGIGLGSITAGRLSGDKVEPGLVPLGWIGMGLFSLLLAFSPDSYPRTGAAMLMLGFSGGLFIVPLNALLQQKSAAVEKGRIIATNNFFNTCGILAASGVLWVATETLGLAADKIILIFGVVTLLSTVFVLKALPDFLTRFILWMLTHTLYKIKVVGQENVPLTGPALLVSNHMSFVDAFLVGACVQRFIRFLIYEYFYNIKPIQWLLRLMKALPIADGNRKEVLQSISRARDELKAGHMVCIFAEGAITRTGNLLPFKKGFERIIDGLDVPVIPVHLDRVWGSVFSFKGMKFFWKFPAHFPYPVTVSFGKPLRGAAALEARQAVMELGSAAHDHRRSQDDLLHSGFIKEARSRLFSFCMADSTGKKLSWARALAGSIILSKWAASNLKGEKVCLLLPSSVAGALANIALLMAGKVPVNLNFTASREAVQSAVSQSGASEIVTSRAFIEKAGIEMDGRMLFLEDVMAKVSGTGRLFGMAAALLFPARLISALYCVNKDPKGLATIIFTSGSTGIPKGVMLSHHNIISNVEGLQQIFVHSHRDTIMGTLPFFHSFGYTATIWFPLLSGFRAVYHPNPMDARGIGELTRKYRATMIMGAPTFFSHYVKKCEPGDFTSLRYAVAGAEKLKPQVAAEFKSRFGIDLLEGYGATEMSPVVSVNIPDIEHGGVRQRGSRTGTVGHPIPGVSAKVVNPETGMELPPGGEGMLLVKGPNLMLGYLGDPETTSRVLRNGWYVTGDIASIGEDGFITILDRLARFSKIGGEMIPHIRIEEALANALSSDCVVTAVPDMARGERLVAFYTKKDTAPEEAWKALADTDLPRLWLPKRDSFFFIEELPVTATGKTDMKRIRGLAAELARAGGSFL